A window from Dunckerocampus dactyliophorus isolate RoL2022-P2 chromosome 15, RoL_Ddac_1.1, whole genome shotgun sequence encodes these proteins:
- the yeats4 gene encoding YEATS domain-containing protein 4 isoform X2 translates to MRICQHMLRRSSSSYMRAMATPSEVSRRDLKCIFARLTCWCVCSAVVTKPPYEITETGWGEFEIIIKIFFIDPNERPVTLYHLLKLFQSDSSAMPKKTVVSEFYDEMIFQDPTAMMQQLLTTTRQLTLGAYKHETEFGELEQRTKEKMEGAKKRTSQEITELKDKLKASRENINHLKMEIRKLEEDGEHKEH, encoded by the exons ATGAG GATATGTCAGCATATGTTAAGAAGATCCAGTTCAAGCTACATGAGAGCTATGGCAACCCCCTCAGAGGTCAGTAGGCGTGacttaaaatgcatatttgcaAGGTTGACATGTTGGTGTGTGTGCTCTGCAGTGGTGACCAAGCCTCCCTATGAGATCACAGAAACAGGCTGGGGGGAGTTTGAGATCATCATCAAGATCTTCTTCATTGACCCCAACGAGAGACCT GTGACGCTTTACCATCTGCTGAAGCTTTTCCAGTCTGATTCCAGTGCCATGCCAAAGAAGACTGTGGTGTCAGAGTTCTATGATGAAATG ATCTTCCAGGATCCCACAGCCATGATGCAGCAGCTCCTGACCACAACGAGACAACTCACACTGGGAGCCTATAAACATGAGACTGAGT TCGGCGAGCTGGAGCAGAGGACAAAGGAGAAAATGGAGGGGGCCAAGAAGAGGACCAGCCAGGAGATCACAGAGCTGAAAGACAAGCTGAAAGCCAGCAGGGAGAACATAAACCACCTCAAGATGGAGATCAGGAAACTGGAGGAAGATGGAGAACACAAGGAGCATTGA
- the yeats4 gene encoding YEATS domain-containing protein 4 isoform X1, with amino-acid sequence MFKKMTEFGPDSGGRVKGVTIVKPIVFGNVARYFGKKREEDGHTHQWSVYVKPYRNEDMSAYVKKIQFKLHESYGNPLRVVTKPPYEITETGWGEFEIIIKIFFIDPNERPVTLYHLLKLFQSDSSAMPKKTVVSEFYDEMIFQDPTAMMQQLLTTTRQLTLGAYKHETEFGELEQRTKEKMEGAKKRTSQEITELKDKLKASRENINHLKMEIRKLEEDGEHKEH; translated from the exons atgtttaaaaagatgactGAATTCGGTCCAGATTCCGGTGGGCGCGTTAAG GGAGTTACTATTGTGAAGCCTATCGTGTTTGGGAATGTTGCCCGCTACTTCGGCAAGAAGCGAGAAGAAGATGGACACACTCATCAGTGGTCTGTGTACGTGAAGCCGTACAGAAATGAG GATATGTCAGCATATGTTAAGAAGATCCAGTTCAAGCTACATGAGAGCTATGGCAACCCCCTCAGAG TGGTGACCAAGCCTCCCTATGAGATCACAGAAACAGGCTGGGGGGAGTTTGAGATCATCATCAAGATCTTCTTCATTGACCCCAACGAGAGACCT GTGACGCTTTACCATCTGCTGAAGCTTTTCCAGTCTGATTCCAGTGCCATGCCAAAGAAGACTGTGGTGTCAGAGTTCTATGATGAAATG ATCTTCCAGGATCCCACAGCCATGATGCAGCAGCTCCTGACCACAACGAGACAACTCACACTGGGAGCCTATAAACATGAGACTGAGT TCGGCGAGCTGGAGCAGAGGACAAAGGAGAAAATGGAGGGGGCCAAGAAGAGGACCAGCCAGGAGATCACAGAGCTGAAAGACAAGCTGAAAGCCAGCAGGGAGAACATAAACCACCTCAAGATGGAGATCAGGAAACTGGAGGAAGATGGAGAACACAAGGAGCATTGA
- the cpsf6 gene encoding cleavage and polyadenylation specificity factor subunit 6 isoform X1 — protein sequence MADGVDHIDIYADVEEEFNQEAEYPVHEQIDLYDDVISPSANNGDAPEDRDYLDSLPSQGGTEGGKTAPPNVVYTYSGKRIALYIGNLTWWTTDEDLTEAIRSIGITDVLEIKFFENRANGQSKGFALVCVGSDGSSRKLMDLLSKRELHGQNPIVTPCNKQSLSQFEMQSRKSNQSGQMSGEGKAGPPGTGRSGFPMGSRGRGRFPGPPGPGGDRFPGSVGPGGPPPHFHGSGMRPDLIRHQDGHLDMNFNPGSWRDRGGMQGPPRPPPGPPGPPGPPPGQGLPLPLGPPNRGDRPPPPVLFPGQFGQPPLGPLPPGPPPPGYGPPPGPPPPQQGPPPPGPFPPRPPGPIGPPLALAPPPHMGGPPPGGPPPAPHVNPAFFPPPGSNNMPPNDRGPPGPNDPYGRPPPYERGDYGPGGRDMDASRTPLSEAEFEEIMNRNRAISSSAISRAVSDASAADYGSAIETLVTAISLIKQSKVSADDRCKVLISSLQDCLHGIESKSYGSASSDHVTITPKRRERSRERDHSRSREKSRRHKSRSRDRHEDYYRERSRERDRHRERDRDRDREREREREYRHR from the exons ATGGCGGACGGTGTAGATCACATCGATATCTACGCCGACGTAGAGGAGGAGTTCAATCAG GAAGCCGAGTACCCAGTTCATGAGCAGATCGACTTGTATGATGACGTCATATCCCCTTCAGCCAATAATGGTGATGCGCCAGAGGACCGCGACTATTTGGACTCTCTGCCTTCGCAGGGTGGGACAGAGGGGGGCAAGACCGCCCCACCCAATGTAGTATACACCTACTCGGGCAAGAGGATCGCCCTGTACATTGGAAACCTCACTTGG TGGACAACTGATGAGGATTTAACAGAAGCAATACGCTCAATAGGCATCACAGACGTGTTGGAAATCAAGTTCTTTGAAAATAGGGCTAATGGCCAGTCCAAAGG CTTTGCTCTGGTGTGCGTGGGCTCAGATGGGTCGTCCAGAAAACTAATGGACCTTTTGTCCAAGAGGGAGCTCCATGGTCAGAATCCTATTGTCACACCATGCAACAAACAGTCTCTCAGCCAGTTTGAGATGCAGTCACGCAAAA GTAACCAGTCTGGCCAGATGTCAGGTGAAGGTAAAGCTGGTCCCCCAGGCACTGGCCGTAGTGGTTTTCCAATGGGCAGTCGAGGTAGAGGCAGGTTCCCTGGACCACCTGGCCCTGGAGGAGACCGCTTCCCAGGTTCTGTTGGCCCTGGAGGACCACCACCACACTTCCATG GCTCAGGGATGAGACCTGATCTGATTAGGCACCAAGATGGCCACCTGGATATGAATTTCAATCCCGGGAGCTGGCGTGACAGAG gtGGTATGCAGGGGCCCCCACGCCCGCCTCCTGGTCCTCCTGGCCCTCCAGGACCACCTCCAGGCCAGGGCCTCCCCCTTCCCCTTGGTCCTCCAAATCGTGGCGACAGGCCACCTCCCCCTGTTCTCTTCCCAGGTCAGTTTGGCCAGCCGCCCTTAGGACCTCTGCCTCCAGGCCCCCCTCCTCCAGGTTACGGTCCACCACCTGGACCGCCGCCACCCCAGCAAGGCCCCCCACCACCTGGACCCTTCCCTCCACGCCCCCCGGGCCCGATTGGGCCACCTTTGGCTTTGGCTCCACCTCCTCACATGGGAGGTCCTCCACCTGGTGGGCCGCCACCAGCACCCCATGTCAATCCTGCGTTCTTCCCCCCACCTGGTAGCAACAACATGCCCCCCAATGACAGGGGGCCACCAGGACCAAATGACCCATACGGACGACCACCACCATATGAGAGAGGAGACTATGGTCCTGGAGGACG GGACATGGATGCGTCACGGACCCCTCTGAGTGAGGCTGAGTTTGAGGAGATCATGAACAGAAACAGAGCCATCTCCTCCAGTGCCATATCCAGAGCTGTGTCTGACGCCAGCGCAG CTGACTACGGCAGCGCAATAGAGACGTTGGTGACAGCCATCAGTTTGATTAAGCAGTCCAAAGTATCCGCAGATGACCGCTGCAAAGTCCTGATAAGTTCTCTTCAGGACTGTCTCCATGGCATCGAGTCCAAAAGCTACGGCTCTGCCTCCAG TGATCATGTAACCATTACGCCCAAAAGGCGAGAGCGCTCCAGGGAACGTGACCACAGCCGCTCCAGGGAAAAGAGCAGACGCCACAAGTCCCGCAGTCGCGATCGACACGAAGACTACTACCGGGAACGTAGCCGGGAGCGGGACCGCCATCGCGAGAGGGACCGTGACCGAGACCGtgaaagagagagggagagggagtATCGACACCGCTAA
- the cpsf6 gene encoding cleavage and polyadenylation specificity factor subunit 6 isoform X4, which translates to MADGVDHIDIYADVEEEFNQEAEYPVHEQIDLYDDVISPSANNGDAPEDRDYLDSLPSQGGTEGGKTAPPNVVYTYSGKRIALYIGNLTWWTTDEDLTEAIRSIGITDVLEIKFFENRANGQSKGFALVCVGSDGSSRKLMDLLSKRELHGQNPIVTPCNKQSLSQFEMQSRKSNQSGQMSGEGKAGPPGTGRSGFPMGSRGRGRFPGPPGPGGDRFPGSVGPGGPPPHFHGGMQGPPRPPPGPPGPPGPPPGQGLPLPLGPPNRGDRPPPPVLFPGQFGQPPLGPLPPGPPPPGYGPPPGPPPPQQGPPPPGPFPPRPPGPIGPPLALAPPPHMGGPPPGGPPPAPHVNPAFFPPPGSNNMPPNDRGPPGPNDPYGRPPPYERGDYGPGGRDMDASRTPLSEAEFEEIMNRNRAISSSAISRAVSDASAADYGSAIETLVTAISLIKQSKVSADDRCKVLISSLQDCLHGIESKSYGSASRRERSRERDHSRSREKSRRHKSRSRDRHEDYYRERSRERDRHRERDRDRDREREREREYRHR; encoded by the exons ATGGCGGACGGTGTAGATCACATCGATATCTACGCCGACGTAGAGGAGGAGTTCAATCAG GAAGCCGAGTACCCAGTTCATGAGCAGATCGACTTGTATGATGACGTCATATCCCCTTCAGCCAATAATGGTGATGCGCCAGAGGACCGCGACTATTTGGACTCTCTGCCTTCGCAGGGTGGGACAGAGGGGGGCAAGACCGCCCCACCCAATGTAGTATACACCTACTCGGGCAAGAGGATCGCCCTGTACATTGGAAACCTCACTTGG TGGACAACTGATGAGGATTTAACAGAAGCAATACGCTCAATAGGCATCACAGACGTGTTGGAAATCAAGTTCTTTGAAAATAGGGCTAATGGCCAGTCCAAAGG CTTTGCTCTGGTGTGCGTGGGCTCAGATGGGTCGTCCAGAAAACTAATGGACCTTTTGTCCAAGAGGGAGCTCCATGGTCAGAATCCTATTGTCACACCATGCAACAAACAGTCTCTCAGCCAGTTTGAGATGCAGTCACGCAAAA GTAACCAGTCTGGCCAGATGTCAGGTGAAGGTAAAGCTGGTCCCCCAGGCACTGGCCGTAGTGGTTTTCCAATGGGCAGTCGAGGTAGAGGCAGGTTCCCTGGACCACCTGGCCCTGGAGGAGACCGCTTCCCAGGTTCTGTTGGCCCTGGAGGACCACCACCACACTTCCATG gtGGTATGCAGGGGCCCCCACGCCCGCCTCCTGGTCCTCCTGGCCCTCCAGGACCACCTCCAGGCCAGGGCCTCCCCCTTCCCCTTGGTCCTCCAAATCGTGGCGACAGGCCACCTCCCCCTGTTCTCTTCCCAGGTCAGTTTGGCCAGCCGCCCTTAGGACCTCTGCCTCCAGGCCCCCCTCCTCCAGGTTACGGTCCACCACCTGGACCGCCGCCACCCCAGCAAGGCCCCCCACCACCTGGACCCTTCCCTCCACGCCCCCCGGGCCCGATTGGGCCACCTTTGGCTTTGGCTCCACCTCCTCACATGGGAGGTCCTCCACCTGGTGGGCCGCCACCAGCACCCCATGTCAATCCTGCGTTCTTCCCCCCACCTGGTAGCAACAACATGCCCCCCAATGACAGGGGGCCACCAGGACCAAATGACCCATACGGACGACCACCACCATATGAGAGAGGAGACTATGGTCCTGGAGGACG GGACATGGATGCGTCACGGACCCCTCTGAGTGAGGCTGAGTTTGAGGAGATCATGAACAGAAACAGAGCCATCTCCTCCAGTGCCATATCCAGAGCTGTGTCTGACGCCAGCGCAG CTGACTACGGCAGCGCAATAGAGACGTTGGTGACAGCCATCAGTTTGATTAAGCAGTCCAAAGTATCCGCAGATGACCGCTGCAAAGTCCTGATAAGTTCTCTTCAGGACTGTCTCCATGGCATCGAGTCCAAAAGCTACGGCTCTGCCTCCAG GCGAGAGCGCTCCAGGGAACGTGACCACAGCCGCTCCAGGGAAAAGAGCAGACGCCACAAGTCCCGCAGTCGCGATCGACACGAAGACTACTACCGGGAACGTAGCCGGGAGCGGGACCGCCATCGCGAGAGGGACCGTGACCGAGACCGtgaaagagagagggagagggagtATCGACACCGCTAA
- the cpsf6 gene encoding cleavage and polyadenylation specificity factor subunit 6 isoform X3, producing MADGVDHIDIYADVEEEFNQEAEYPVHEQIDLYDDVISPSANNGDAPEDRDYLDSLPSQGGTEGGKTAPPNVVYTYSGKRIALYIGNLTWWTTDEDLTEAIRSIGITDVLEIKFFENRANGQSKGFALVCVGSDGSSRKLMDLLSKRELHGQNPIVTPCNKQSLSQFEMQSRKSNQSGQMSGEGKAGPPGTGRSGFPMGSRGRGRFPGPPGPGGDRFPGSVGPGGPPPHFHGGMQGPPRPPPGPPGPPGPPPGQGLPLPLGPPNRGDRPPPPVLFPGQFGQPPLGPLPPGPPPPGYGPPPGPPPPQQGPPPPGPFPPRPPGPIGPPLALAPPPHMGGPPPGGPPPAPHVNPAFFPPPGSNNMPPNDRGPPGPNDPYGRPPPYERGDYGPGGRDMDASRTPLSEAEFEEIMNRNRAISSSAISRAVSDASAADYGSAIETLVTAISLIKQSKVSADDRCKVLISSLQDCLHGIESKSYGSASSDHVTITPKRRERSRERDHSRSREKSRRHKSRSRDRHEDYYRERSRERDRHRERDRDRDREREREREYRHR from the exons ATGGCGGACGGTGTAGATCACATCGATATCTACGCCGACGTAGAGGAGGAGTTCAATCAG GAAGCCGAGTACCCAGTTCATGAGCAGATCGACTTGTATGATGACGTCATATCCCCTTCAGCCAATAATGGTGATGCGCCAGAGGACCGCGACTATTTGGACTCTCTGCCTTCGCAGGGTGGGACAGAGGGGGGCAAGACCGCCCCACCCAATGTAGTATACACCTACTCGGGCAAGAGGATCGCCCTGTACATTGGAAACCTCACTTGG TGGACAACTGATGAGGATTTAACAGAAGCAATACGCTCAATAGGCATCACAGACGTGTTGGAAATCAAGTTCTTTGAAAATAGGGCTAATGGCCAGTCCAAAGG CTTTGCTCTGGTGTGCGTGGGCTCAGATGGGTCGTCCAGAAAACTAATGGACCTTTTGTCCAAGAGGGAGCTCCATGGTCAGAATCCTATTGTCACACCATGCAACAAACAGTCTCTCAGCCAGTTTGAGATGCAGTCACGCAAAA GTAACCAGTCTGGCCAGATGTCAGGTGAAGGTAAAGCTGGTCCCCCAGGCACTGGCCGTAGTGGTTTTCCAATGGGCAGTCGAGGTAGAGGCAGGTTCCCTGGACCACCTGGCCCTGGAGGAGACCGCTTCCCAGGTTCTGTTGGCCCTGGAGGACCACCACCACACTTCCATG gtGGTATGCAGGGGCCCCCACGCCCGCCTCCTGGTCCTCCTGGCCCTCCAGGACCACCTCCAGGCCAGGGCCTCCCCCTTCCCCTTGGTCCTCCAAATCGTGGCGACAGGCCACCTCCCCCTGTTCTCTTCCCAGGTCAGTTTGGCCAGCCGCCCTTAGGACCTCTGCCTCCAGGCCCCCCTCCTCCAGGTTACGGTCCACCACCTGGACCGCCGCCACCCCAGCAAGGCCCCCCACCACCTGGACCCTTCCCTCCACGCCCCCCGGGCCCGATTGGGCCACCTTTGGCTTTGGCTCCACCTCCTCACATGGGAGGTCCTCCACCTGGTGGGCCGCCACCAGCACCCCATGTCAATCCTGCGTTCTTCCCCCCACCTGGTAGCAACAACATGCCCCCCAATGACAGGGGGCCACCAGGACCAAATGACCCATACGGACGACCACCACCATATGAGAGAGGAGACTATGGTCCTGGAGGACG GGACATGGATGCGTCACGGACCCCTCTGAGTGAGGCTGAGTTTGAGGAGATCATGAACAGAAACAGAGCCATCTCCTCCAGTGCCATATCCAGAGCTGTGTCTGACGCCAGCGCAG CTGACTACGGCAGCGCAATAGAGACGTTGGTGACAGCCATCAGTTTGATTAAGCAGTCCAAAGTATCCGCAGATGACCGCTGCAAAGTCCTGATAAGTTCTCTTCAGGACTGTCTCCATGGCATCGAGTCCAAAAGCTACGGCTCTGCCTCCAG TGATCATGTAACCATTACGCCCAAAAGGCGAGAGCGCTCCAGGGAACGTGACCACAGCCGCTCCAGGGAAAAGAGCAGACGCCACAAGTCCCGCAGTCGCGATCGACACGAAGACTACTACCGGGAACGTAGCCGGGAGCGGGACCGCCATCGCGAGAGGGACCGTGACCGAGACCGtgaaagagagagggagagggagtATCGACACCGCTAA
- the cpsf6 gene encoding cleavage and polyadenylation specificity factor subunit 6 isoform X2 has product MADGVDHIDIYADVEEEFNQEAEYPVHEQIDLYDDVISPSANNGDAPEDRDYLDSLPSQGGTEGGKTAPPNVVYTYSGKRIALYIGNLTWWTTDEDLTEAIRSIGITDVLEIKFFENRANGQSKGFALVCVGSDGSSRKLMDLLSKRELHGQNPIVTPCNKQSLSQFEMQSRKSNQSGQMSGEGKAGPPGTGRSGFPMGSRGRGRFPGPPGPGGDRFPGSVGPGGPPPHFHGSGMRPDLIRHQDGHLDMNFNPGSWRDRGGMQGPPRPPPGPPGPPGPPPGQGLPLPLGPPNRGDRPPPPVLFPGQFGQPPLGPLPPGPPPPGYGPPPGPPPPQQGPPPPGPFPPRPPGPIGPPLALAPPPHMGGPPPGGPPPAPHVNPAFFPPPGSNNMPPNDRGPPGPNDPYGRPPPYERGDYGPGGRDMDASRTPLSEAEFEEIMNRNRAISSSAISRAVSDASAADYGSAIETLVTAISLIKQSKVSADDRCKVLISSLQDCLHGIESKSYGSASRRERSRERDHSRSREKSRRHKSRSRDRHEDYYRERSRERDRHRERDRDRDREREREREYRHR; this is encoded by the exons ATGGCGGACGGTGTAGATCACATCGATATCTACGCCGACGTAGAGGAGGAGTTCAATCAG GAAGCCGAGTACCCAGTTCATGAGCAGATCGACTTGTATGATGACGTCATATCCCCTTCAGCCAATAATGGTGATGCGCCAGAGGACCGCGACTATTTGGACTCTCTGCCTTCGCAGGGTGGGACAGAGGGGGGCAAGACCGCCCCACCCAATGTAGTATACACCTACTCGGGCAAGAGGATCGCCCTGTACATTGGAAACCTCACTTGG TGGACAACTGATGAGGATTTAACAGAAGCAATACGCTCAATAGGCATCACAGACGTGTTGGAAATCAAGTTCTTTGAAAATAGGGCTAATGGCCAGTCCAAAGG CTTTGCTCTGGTGTGCGTGGGCTCAGATGGGTCGTCCAGAAAACTAATGGACCTTTTGTCCAAGAGGGAGCTCCATGGTCAGAATCCTATTGTCACACCATGCAACAAACAGTCTCTCAGCCAGTTTGAGATGCAGTCACGCAAAA GTAACCAGTCTGGCCAGATGTCAGGTGAAGGTAAAGCTGGTCCCCCAGGCACTGGCCGTAGTGGTTTTCCAATGGGCAGTCGAGGTAGAGGCAGGTTCCCTGGACCACCTGGCCCTGGAGGAGACCGCTTCCCAGGTTCTGTTGGCCCTGGAGGACCACCACCACACTTCCATG GCTCAGGGATGAGACCTGATCTGATTAGGCACCAAGATGGCCACCTGGATATGAATTTCAATCCCGGGAGCTGGCGTGACAGAG gtGGTATGCAGGGGCCCCCACGCCCGCCTCCTGGTCCTCCTGGCCCTCCAGGACCACCTCCAGGCCAGGGCCTCCCCCTTCCCCTTGGTCCTCCAAATCGTGGCGACAGGCCACCTCCCCCTGTTCTCTTCCCAGGTCAGTTTGGCCAGCCGCCCTTAGGACCTCTGCCTCCAGGCCCCCCTCCTCCAGGTTACGGTCCACCACCTGGACCGCCGCCACCCCAGCAAGGCCCCCCACCACCTGGACCCTTCCCTCCACGCCCCCCGGGCCCGATTGGGCCACCTTTGGCTTTGGCTCCACCTCCTCACATGGGAGGTCCTCCACCTGGTGGGCCGCCACCAGCACCCCATGTCAATCCTGCGTTCTTCCCCCCACCTGGTAGCAACAACATGCCCCCCAATGACAGGGGGCCACCAGGACCAAATGACCCATACGGACGACCACCACCATATGAGAGAGGAGACTATGGTCCTGGAGGACG GGACATGGATGCGTCACGGACCCCTCTGAGTGAGGCTGAGTTTGAGGAGATCATGAACAGAAACAGAGCCATCTCCTCCAGTGCCATATCCAGAGCTGTGTCTGACGCCAGCGCAG CTGACTACGGCAGCGCAATAGAGACGTTGGTGACAGCCATCAGTTTGATTAAGCAGTCCAAAGTATCCGCAGATGACCGCTGCAAAGTCCTGATAAGTTCTCTTCAGGACTGTCTCCATGGCATCGAGTCCAAAAGCTACGGCTCTGCCTCCAG GCGAGAGCGCTCCAGGGAACGTGACCACAGCCGCTCCAGGGAAAAGAGCAGACGCCACAAGTCCCGCAGTCGCGATCGACACGAAGACTACTACCGGGAACGTAGCCGGGAGCGGGACCGCCATCGCGAGAGGGACCGTGACCGAGACCGtgaaagagagagggagagggagtATCGACACCGCTAA